A section of the Salmo salar chromosome ssa05, Ssal_v3.1, whole genome shotgun sequence genome encodes:
- the ctsw gene encoding cathepsin W isoform X3: MVELSNTQCKKAARLMTCDFYPEEHNLKTEVCVFEVWDIPWESKSTLLNQKCQPAVDPKPVETNKVEFLSLSTSKPVEETEDFVELLGQFKEFMVRYNRTYSSQEDTDRRLRIFHENLKTAEKLQSLDLGTAEYGVTKFSDLTEEEFRTLYLNPLLSQQKLQRSMKPAAMPHGPAPPSWDWREHGAVSPVKNQGMCGSCWAFSVTGNIEGQWFVKTGKLVSLSEQELVDCDTADQACGGGLPSNAYEAIEKLGGVETETDYSYTGKKQSCDFTTDKVTAYINSSVELSKDENEIAAWLAENGPVSVALNAFAMQFYRKGVSHPLKIFCNPWMIDHAVLLVGYGERQGKPFWAIKNSWGEDYGEQGYYYLYRGSRLCGINTMCSSAIVN; this comes from the exons acggaggtgtgtgtgtttgaggtctGGGACATTCCCTGGGAGAGCAAGTCCACCCTGCTCAATCAGAAGTGCCAGCCAGCAG TTGATCCCAAACCAGTTGAGACCAACAAAGTAGAATTTCTGTCCCTCTCCACAAGCAAACCAGTTGAG GAGACAGAGGATTTCGTGGAGCTTCTGGGTCAGTTCAAAGAGTTCATGGTCAGATACAATAGGACTTACAGCAGCCAAGAGG ACACTGACCGGCGGCTGCGTATCTTCCATGAGAACCTGAAGACCGCTGAGAAGCTCCAGTCTCTGGACCTGGGCACAGCCGAGTACGGAGTCACCAAGTTCAGCGAtctcacag AGGAGGAGTTTAGGACTCTGTACCTGAACCCCCTGCTGAGCCAGCAGAAACTTCAGCGGTCCATGAAGCCTGCAGCCATGCCCCACGGCCCTGCCCCGCCTAGCTGGGACTGGAGAGAGCATGGAGCTGTCAGCCCTGTcaagaaccag GGCATGTGTGGTTCTTGCTGGGCATTCTCAGTGACAGGAAACATTGAGGGCCAGTGGTTTGTGAAAACGGGTAAACTAGTGTCTCTCTCTGAGCAAG AGCTGGTGGACTGTGATACTGCGGACCAGGCCTGTGGGGGCGGGCTTCCATCAAATGCATATGAAGCTATTGAGAAGCTGGGTGGTGTGGAGACAGAGACTGACTACAGCTACACCGGCAAGAAGCAGAGCTGTGACTTCACCACCGACAAAGTCACTGCCTACATCAACAGCTCTGTGGAGCTGTCCAAGGACGAGAACG AAATTGCTGCTTGGCTGGCTGAGAATGGACCAGTATCTGTGGCCCTGAACGCCTTCGCAATGCAG TTTTACAGGAAGGGCGTGTCCCACCCTCTGAAGATCTTCTGCAACCCCTGGATGATTGACCATGCAGTGCTGCTCGTGGGCTACGGAGAAC GTCAAGGCAAACCTTTCTGGGCCATCAAGAACAGCTGGGGAGAGGACTATGGAGAACAG GGTTACTACTACCTGTACAGAGGATCCAGGCTCTGTGGGATCAACACGATGTGCTCATCTGCTATTGTGAACTAG
- the ctsw gene encoding cathepsin W isoform X4 yields MVELSNTQCKKAARLMTCDFYPEEHNLKTEVCVFEVWDIPWESKSTLLNQKCQPAVDPKPVETNKVEFLSLSTSKPVETEDFVELLGQFKEFMVRYNRTYSSQEDTDRRLRIFHENLKTAEKLQSLDLGTAEYGVTKFSDLTEEEFRTLYLNPLLSQQKLQRSMKPAAMPHGPAPPSWDWREHGAVSPVKNQGMCGSCWAFSVTGNIEGQWFVKTGKLVSLSEQELVDCDTADQACGGGLPSNAYEAIEKLGGVETETDYSYTGKKQSCDFTTDKVTAYINSSVELSKDENEIAAWLAENGPVSVALNAFAMQFYRKGVSHPLKIFCNPWMIDHAVLLVGYGERQGKPFWAIKNSWGEDYGEQGYYYLYRGSRLCGINTMCSSAIVN; encoded by the exons acggaggtgtgtgtgtttgaggtctGGGACATTCCCTGGGAGAGCAAGTCCACCCTGCTCAATCAGAAGTGCCAGCCAGCAG TTGATCCCAAACCAGTTGAGACCAACAAAGTAGAATTTCTGTCCCTCTCCACAAGCAAACCAGTTGAG ACAGAGGATTTCGTGGAGCTTCTGGGTCAGTTCAAAGAGTTCATGGTCAGATACAATAGGACTTACAGCAGCCAAGAGG ACACTGACCGGCGGCTGCGTATCTTCCATGAGAACCTGAAGACCGCTGAGAAGCTCCAGTCTCTGGACCTGGGCACAGCCGAGTACGGAGTCACCAAGTTCAGCGAtctcacag AGGAGGAGTTTAGGACTCTGTACCTGAACCCCCTGCTGAGCCAGCAGAAACTTCAGCGGTCCATGAAGCCTGCAGCCATGCCCCACGGCCCTGCCCCGCCTAGCTGGGACTGGAGAGAGCATGGAGCTGTCAGCCCTGTcaagaaccag GGCATGTGTGGTTCTTGCTGGGCATTCTCAGTGACAGGAAACATTGAGGGCCAGTGGTTTGTGAAAACGGGTAAACTAGTGTCTCTCTCTGAGCAAG AGCTGGTGGACTGTGATACTGCGGACCAGGCCTGTGGGGGCGGGCTTCCATCAAATGCATATGAAGCTATTGAGAAGCTGGGTGGTGTGGAGACAGAGACTGACTACAGCTACACCGGCAAGAAGCAGAGCTGTGACTTCACCACCGACAAAGTCACTGCCTACATCAACAGCTCTGTGGAGCTGTCCAAGGACGAGAACG AAATTGCTGCTTGGCTGGCTGAGAATGGACCAGTATCTGTGGCCCTGAACGCCTTCGCAATGCAG TTTTACAGGAAGGGCGTGTCCCACCCTCTGAAGATCTTCTGCAACCCCTGGATGATTGACCATGCAGTGCTGCTCGTGGGCTACGGAGAAC GTCAAGGCAAACCTTTCTGGGCCATCAAGAACAGCTGGGGAGAGGACTATGGAGAACAG GGTTACTACTACCTGTACAGAGGATCCAGGCTCTGTGGGATCAACACGATGTGCTCATCTGCTATTGTGAACTAG